In one window of Camelina sativa cultivar DH55 chromosome 15, Cs, whole genome shotgun sequence DNA:
- the LOC104745762 gene encoding uncharacterized protein LOC104745762: protein MSVERSIEAWEEVQRHGQDLADRLAQGFTGLIQINPPSFPWPPVVTEMNLHKAKLFDIEFPSQHFSVIKDSSFGIINQPINGVSAILDIGNKIGQAGVDFGAGLNVMVQQFFRRLPLPIPFLHDGNNNLVVSVESERSHMAYVNTKGDLGLAAERLRDSGFSKTDDTASVTMSEEEVADSYLRTAGLLGKSKGTIDMSSSYDSRTNGMEHSLAARGDLWRVEASHSSSTASDGNSSLFLLQLGPLLFLRDSTLLLPLHLSKQHLLWYGYDRKKGMHSLCPAIWSKHRRWLMMSMLSLNPLACSFMDLQFPNGQLTYVSGEGLTISGFVPFCGGLLQAQGQYPGDMRFSYSYKNKCGTRITPMVHWPDKSFALDLAQPLAWRRSGLLMKPTVQVSVCPTFAGSNPGIKAEVIHSLRDDLNLICGYALNAHPSAFASVSLGRSKWNGNIGRTGIVVRADTPLASIGQPSFSVQFNNAFEF from the exons ATGTCAGTGGAGAGATCTATTGAAGCTTGGGAAGAGGTTCAACGACATGGGCAAGACTTAGCTGATCGACTTGCtcaaggttttacaggtttgaTTCAGATAAACCCACCTTCGTTTCCATGGCCGCCTGTCGTTACAGAGATGAACCTTCACAAGGCAAAACTGTTCGATATCGAGTTCCCAAGTCAACATTTCAGTGTTATTAAGGATTCTAGTTTTGGTATTATTAATCAACCAATCAACGGTGTCTCTGCGATTCTCGATATTGGGAATAAGATTGGTCAAGCTGGTGTTGATTTTGGTGCTGGATTGAACGTTATGGTTCAGCAGTTCTTTAGGAGGTTGCCTTTGCCTATACCGTTCCTGCACGACGGGAATAACAACCTTGTTGTCTCTGTGGAGAGTGAAAGGAGCCATATGGCTTATGTGAACACAAAAGGTGATTTGGGATTGGCTGCAGAACGGTTGAGGGATTCAGGGTTTTCTAAAACAGATGATACTGCTTCTGTTACTATGTCTGAGGAGGAAGTTGCTGATTCCTATCTAAGAACGGCTGGATTGCTTGGAAAATCGAAG GGAACAATTGATATGTCATCAAGTTATGACAGTAGGACAAATGGTATGGAACATTCACTGGCAGCCAGAGGAGACCTCTGGAGGGTAGAAGCTTCACATTCGAGTTCTACTGCAAGCGATGGAAATtcgtctctctttcttctccagcTTGGACCACTCCTCTTTCTACGCGATTCAACGCTTCTTTTACCGTTACACTTGTCAAAACAACACTTGCTCTGGTATGGATATGATAGGAAG AAAGGTATGCATTCACTCTGTCCAGCTATATGGTCAAAGCATCGAAGGTGGCTTATGATGTCAATGCTCTCTCTCAATCCTTTAGCTTGT TCATTTATGGATTTGCAATTCCCAAACGGGCAGTTGACATATGTATCTGGCGAAGGACTGACGATAAGTGGTTTTGTGCCTTTCTGTGGCGGTCTTCTTCAAGCACAGGGCCAATATCCAGGAGACATGAGATTTAGTTACTCTTATAAG AATAAATGCGGAACCCGAATCACACCAATGGTACATTGGCCTGACAAATCATTTGCTTTGGACCTTGCTCAACCCTTGGCTTGGCGTAGATCTGGACTACTGATGAAACCGACAGTTCAAGTCAG TGTATGTCCCACATTCGCTGGAAGCAATCCCGGGATCAAAGCAGAAGTTATTCACTCGTTGAGGGATGATTTGAATCTGATATGCGGCTACGCGCTCAACGCACATCCTTCAGCATTTGCCTCTGTATCT TTGGGTCGGTCGAAATGGAATGGGAACATTGGACGAACGGGAATAGTTGTTAGAGCTGATACTCCACTTGCAAGTATTGGCCAGCCTTCTTTCTCTGTCCAGTTTAATAACGCTTTCGAGTTCTGA